TAGAATGCTGTTTTTACATATCAAATTTTAATGAGTTCACTTTAAAACTCATATCAGATGTTTGCTTTCGTAATTCCCGAATTCAGGATGGCTTCCTGTTGCCCTGCAATTTTTAAGCGTTCCTCTTTTAAACGCTTAAAATCGAGAGGAGTGAGTCCCGTTACTTTCTTCATCTGGGCAGCCAGGTAGTGCTGATTTTTGTAGTTAAGCAGCTCAGCAATCTCCGACAAAGGCATATCCTCGTACAGCAGCATCTCTTTGGCACGTTCAATTTTTTGAATAATAATAAATTGCAGAACAGACATTCCTTTCACATCAGAAAAGATTTTTAAAATGGAATCTGTTTCTTCACCTGCATAGTCACTGATTAGATCCGAAAATTTCAGTTTTGGCAGTGCGTCCGAATAGTGAATTACCTGAACAATGGTCT
This is a stretch of genomic DNA from Rhodohalobacter barkolensis. It encodes these proteins:
- a CDS encoding helix-turn-helix domain-containing protein, translating into MIDSTNNKNHNHKNSETSGKKLFVKYMVCLRDKIVLQSELDRLGFNYEITVHGAVHFLNEFTVDQYQELRKSLSKFGLVLLDEHDSMLINRIIQTIVQVIHYSDALPKLKFSDLISDYAGEETDSILKIFSDVKGMSVLQFIIIQKIERAKEMLLYEDMPLSEIAELLNYKNQHYLAAQMKKVTGLTPLDFKRLKEERLKIAGQQEAILNSGITKANI